One Trichomycterus rosablanca isolate fTriRos1 chromosome 12, fTriRos1.hap1, whole genome shotgun sequence DNA window includes the following coding sequences:
- the fundc1 gene encoding FUN14 domain-containing protein 1 produces MADRGEEAESEDELYEVVDITEYARQHQWWSRVFGSNTGPIAEKYSVATQIMMGGVTGWCAGYLFQKVGKIAATAVGGGFLLLQIANHSGYVQVDWKKVKKDVNKAKKHLKKKANKAAPEFSSFIDESTEFVKRNIVVSSGFVGGFLLGLAS; encoded by the exons AGGCAGAGAGTGAGGATGAACTGTATGAAGTGGTGGACATTACTGAATATGCCAGACAACATCAGTGGTGGAGTCGGGTCTTTGGAAGCAACACGGGACCAATAGCTGAAAAGTACTCAGTGGCTACACAGATCATGATGGGCGGTGTAACAGGCtg GTGTGCTGGGTACCTCTTTCAGAAAGTTGGGAAAATTGCAGCAACTGCAGTTGGTGGAGGATTCCTTTTGTTACAA ATTGCCAATCACAGCGGGTATGTGCAGGTGGACTGGAAAAAAGTAAAGAAGGATGTCAATAAAGctaaaaagcatttaaagaagAAAGCCAACAAAGCAGCTCCAGAGTTCAGTTCTTTCATTGATGAG TCCACAGAATTTGTGAAGAGGAATATTGTTGTCTCAAGTGGATTCGTTGGAGGATTTCTTTTGGGTTTGGCATCCTGA
- the efhc2 gene encoding EF-hand domain-containing family member C2, translated as MALPLLSGRELNTNLGKEKFHKSQHFDYSSGVRLMGDEKPGIGGELLPGQKAKLKYSVFPRGEVLCFDAYFKEAIAQSREEKYRIRQCKIYFHLEDDTIQVVEPKVKNSGIPQGTLIHRHRIPLPPPNNDQFYNFHSFNINKEMVFYSRTFMIMDCDPFTRNFLRKMGVRVNDLATTPTDPYTTLRHELEKSMKPLRPYERQDTLKQFLNHDRDVLRFYCYWNDSESMYGDPRELILHYFLADDTIEIREVIYPNSGRDAVPKFLHRSKLPMHAPTPKRQPGEITDRTVLNVFGPTGQGGRYILDSLKTGAVHEEFYKDCDLTIGGVINVWGRSVMICDCDNFTKEYYRSKYGIEDFTPIKYKFPPPAKAAPQVPPYTGFGSEEDSLCSCQGLLLKPPQKDFKKLMEKDRQGLVSHVLRFMGKMLTDNPIDKTRSFIISYYLSDDTISVFEPSQKNSGLIGGKYLERSRVKKPTQEIFKSEMSEYYKAQDMYVGATLNINNQFFQLMDADEYAVNYMEQHAEEFPRANIGTILSKLKSISEEKQREMRKFLALSDPGSTAYIPHESFRSLLTDLNCQLSEHEIMVLGRTYLVREQPELDVGLMLAIAQNYLRKKQFENFSDMLRAFTHEDQDRSGYISIKEAWIVCKSFRLPLDDDLLRALLHKFENDSGKMDYNAFLSGINWRENACPPLPPDVALKFDIDWKGEAVGPAVKNVNYTLLLEDVFHNTDISEIS; from the exons ATGGCTTTACCTCTGTTATCTGGACGTGAACTCAACACAAAT CTGGGTAAAGAGAAGTTTCACAAATCTCAGCATTTTGATTACTCAAGTGGAGTACGATTGATGGGAGATGAAAAGCCAGGCATTGGAGGAGAATTGCTACCAGGCCAGAAAGCAAAACTCAAATACTCAGTTTTTCCCAGAGGAGAG GTCCTGTGCTTTGATGCTTACTTTAAAGAAGCTATTGCTCAAAGCAGGGAGGAAAAATACAGGATTAGACAATGTAAGATTTACTTTCACTTGGAAGATGATACCATACAGGTTGTGGAGCCCAAAGTTAAAAACAGTGGTATACCACAAG GAACTCTTATTCACCGCCATCGCATTCCTCTCCCTCCCCCTAATAATGACCAGTTTTACAATTTTCACTCTTTTAATATTAACAAGGAGATGGTGTTTTACTCCAGGACCTTTATGATAATGGACTGTGACCCCTTCACACGTAATTTCCTAAGAAAAATGGGAGTGCGTGTTAATGACTTAGCAACAACACCAACAGACCCCTATACAACACTTCGTCATGAG CTGGAGAAGAGCATGAAGCCACTGCGCCCATATGAGAGACAGGATACCTTAAAGCAGTTCCTAAACCATGATCGCGATGTCCTGCGCTTTTATTGCTACTGGAATGATTCAGAGAGTATGTATGGAGACCCCAGAGAGCTGATCCTGCATTACTTTTTGGCAGATGATACTATAGAAATACGAGAAGTTATCTATCCAAACTCCGGACGAGATGCTGTTCCTAAATTTTTGCACAGGAGCAAGCTTCCAATG CATGCTCCCACTCCCAAACGCCAGCCTGGAGAAATAACAGACCGCACTGTTCTTAATGTATTTGGACCGACGGGACAAGGAGGTCGTTACATTTTGGATAGCCTCAAA ACTGGTGCTGTTCATGAGGAGTTCTACAAGGACTGTGATTTGACCATTGGAGGAGTCATTAATGTCTGGGGCCGGAGTGTAATGATCTGTGACTGTGACAACTTCACCAAAGAGTACTATCGCTCCAAATATGGCATTG AAGACTTCACACCCATCAAGTACAAGTTCCCTCCACCTGCAAAAGCAGCCCCACAGGTACCTCCGTACACTGGCTTTGGTTCAGAAGAAGATTCGCTTTGCTCCTGCCAGGGTCTGCTGCTCAAACCTCCTCAGAAAGACTTTAAGAAGCTAATGGAGAAAGACAG ACAGGGCCTGGTGAGCCATGTACTAAGATTTATGGGCAAAATGTTGACAGACAACCCCATAGACAAGACACGCTCTTTTATCATCTCCTACTACCTTAGTGATGACACTATATCAGTGTTTGAACCCTCCCAGAAAAACTCAG GGTTGATTGGAGGTAAATATTTGGAGAGAAGTCGAGTGAAGAAACCAACACAGGAGATCTTTAAGAGTGAGATGTCTGAATACTACAAAGCTCAGGACATGTATGTGGGAGCCACGCTCAATATAAACAACCAGTTCTTCCAGTTAATGGACGCTGATGAGTATGCAGTCAACTATATGGAGCAGCATGCAGAAGAG TTTCCCAGGGCCAATATTGGCACCATTCTAAGCAAGTTAAAGTCCATCAGTGAAGAGAAGCAGAGGGAAATGAGAAAGTTCCTAGCACTAAGTGATCCAGGCAGCACTGCATACATTCCTCATGAGTCCTTCAG GTCTCTGTTGACAGATTTAAATTGTCAGCTGTCGGAGCATGAGATTATGGTGTTGGGTCGTACCTACTTGGTACGAGAACAGCCTGAGCTGGACGTTGGCCTTATGCTGGCCATTGCTCAGAATTACCTGAGGAAGAAACAATTTGAGAACTTCTCAGACATGCTGCGAGCTTTTACACATGAGGACCAGGACAG AAGTGGATATATTTCCATTAAAGAGGCTTGGATTGTATGCAAAAGTTTCCGCTTGCCACTGGACGATGACCTTTTGAGAGCCCTTCTGCACAA ATTTGAGAATGATTCTGGCAAGATGGACTACAATGCTTTTCTCTCAGGGATCAACTGGAGAGAGAATGCCTGTCCACCGCTTCCACCAGATGTTGCCTTGAAG TTTGATATAGACTGGAAAGGAGAAGCTGTAGGTCCTGCAGTAAAAAATGTCAACTACACACTGTTACTGGAGGACGTCTTTCACAATACTGACATCAGTGAAATCAGCTAA